ccgtatggacgaaaaagtttaacattttggtgcggcatgccaccccaaatttgtgctgccctaggcccggccctttgtggcctttccacaaattcGTGCCTGATATTATATATGTCAATTTGAGTctgaaaatgcactttgcacactgtactgtgatctctaatgacccttTCATGGTGATCACTAAGGTACAGATGTAGCAAAAATACAGAAATGGacaatttattttagtttttggtaGAGTGACAATTTCTGACTATCATCAAAAATAAACAGGGGtatatactaaggggcccatttactaaccgtttttttttcctgatttggaCTTTAGTTCTAAAAGTCTCGACTTTCACCCATTCTAGTTAATAGTAGGCCACAAGGGGCCCAGTGCAATGTGCTAAGTGTGCAGGCAGCACCCAAAGGACAGGAGTTATTTTTCTGATTTGTGTACTGTAAGCTGATATGGGCACCTCTATATTACAAAAACTGCCGAAAGTGTCTGTTGTGGCTCCTGCAAACTTACACAAAGTCTATAATTTGCTATGTACACACAGGCATTAGTAACTGCACTGTAATGAATATTTTGTGTGTTCCACCACACAGGAATGCAGAAGGTAACTGATGCGAGTCTCCTTTATGGGGACTGTAGCCACAAGAATGCATGTAAATGAATAATGCACCATTTTATTAGGCTTCAGTGGCTGCATGCACTCCTTTGGGTACAGTCCCCATAGAGGAAAGTGGTCTTAACACAGACTGGGTGTTTGGTGCTCTCGCAAGGTGATTGGCTGTCAGACTCTCTTGTTGAAGATTTTGCAGGAATATTTTTGAAACAAACAGAACTATGCACCAAGAGGACCTTGCACAAAAGCcaatatttgttttattcattAGTGTCCAGCTTTTTCTACAAAATAATACACTTTCCCAAACCAAATAGGAAATAGCCATGATGTTTATAAAAAACAATTACAGACATTtatacaaaactttaaaaaaaaaaggtcctgCATGAAACATATGAATGATCAAAGAAAATTATATATGAGGCCATAGTGTGTATGGGATATGAAGACATGTAATAAATCGGGGGAGGGGAGTATTTACAGCTACTTCACCCCCACCCACGTCAGTGATGTGAATCCTTAGTTTCTGCTACTTAACActgttattttaaaattttgcaccAGGACTAAAACTATATTCTCCCTTAAAGGACCCTTTTATTACAATGGGGGGGAAAGCATGGCTATTTCTGGATATATTTTAACAGGGAGTTTACCCAAAGGCCAGACTGGCCGGCTTGTCCCTGGATACATTTGTGCTGTCACTGTAGCGACCAACATGGCGCAGCTGTTGCAGGTTACAGTGTTACCAAATATGGTGACCAGCCAGTTCCATACAGGTACTTAAccttaatttatatagtgctggaATGTTTGTGCAACATTAACTGAGATTGTTCATTATTCAAATTGccgaggcttgataaagggctggattgaagcccgaaacggtgcctttggcacttgagtaaagattcacatttttcaaaacaaccggagtgctgctgttttcatcatttttgtatttatttgcccgggcagtgggtacagcttgcacctggggctgcaagaagctattttcactgtgtaagcacatgttaactgattatatatatatatatatatatatatatatatatatatagttcctgCTCCATAAAGCAAGTGGGAATCAATTTAAAACTAGTAATTTCTGttacttttataataaatattattttctattaaCTGGATTTCTGTTCAGTTCCAAGCCCATGTATTTGTCtactattgttattattttctatgttttataATATTTTCCATTTGTTACTATTTATGATGGTCtgtcatttaaacattttattagtAGAATCTGCAGTGCCCATATAAAAAGCCCAATACCTTGATTCCATCAGTTCCACAGTTATTGCTCAACATTTCGATCAATGTGGCGCTGGTGTTTACTGTAGCAGTGTGGGAGAAGGGGTCAGTGacactagcaactagataacagtTTGGATGACAAATCAAGAGCAAAAATGGTACTTATGTTTACAAATCCCTGTGTTGGAATCTCAACAAGTCCTGTTCcatttgtgatactaatatctacagttagtattaatgtttgtatatatagtttatgtatgtgagtgtatagataggtaaggataggtttgtgtgtgctgggtttacttggaagggttgaacttgatggtctctgGTCTTGTTTGaactctatgtaactatttacTGCGGCACATTTTAGTCCATTATTACAGTAGCTGATTTCCCAGTTTTCACCTCCACAGGGTTGCAAATTATCCCTGGCACAATGTACACAGCATCCACAGGGATCTATTGCCCTATTGATGTGGCAGCCAAATAGAATTGGGGGGCATGTTGTTTCTTCACACAAGGTGCAGTTATAGGCCTGATAGCCTGGTATGTTATAcaaaattattagaaaaataacCTTGAATCTCATGTTTTCCAAAACGAGGGTCTAACAGAAGTCCACAACTCACTGATAACGTGCTTTTATGCAGCTTGGCTGACCAAATACAAAGCATACTACACAGAgctgccaacccccccccccaatttcttCAGGAGTTACTTACACCATGACTTTGGTGGCTCTCCCCCATTCTCCcttcccccagcagcattctccgAAGTTTCCTGTGGTGAATTTTGGGGGAGCATGTGCAATATTTCGGCTTCAGCTGTGATTTTGCACATGTGCGTGACATCACTTTCAATAGTATATATGACCTCACATTCGGGTATCAGGGAAATATTTCAGACAGCCGCATTCCCCCAAAGTACTGTCCTTACAGGCTGACAGCTCTGGCTACACCCCTTATGATTTTTAAGGATGGGAGAGGAAAGTGGCACTTAGCTAAGTTTTAAATGTTAGTTTCAGAGGTTTCAACTGGTCTGGTCCTTCACTCCTGGTTTTTGGAGTCCCACAATTGCCCTGATGGTGTGGGGTTAGCATACATCTTTTGAGTAAGAGTGGTCTAGTTATAGGCCTGAACCATATAatctccttttctttttctcctatTTTGGGGttcacttttttcttttaattgagCAATTTTGGTTTTAGTGCCAGCTGCCTCCCTCACAAATCTTTTCCAGGCttaacatatgtatgtatgtatgtatgtataactttatttataagtcACAtagccacaagggtacgcagcgctgtacaatcttacaatataaagaattacacacagagaggacaagtgttataataaatacaataaataagtataaatacacagggagtaagtgccatgtggtatgagacacagtaggaaggagatccctgccccatagagcttacaatctaagtggttgggtaacatacaggcacaaactggaaggtaagagtgcatcaggtatgggcattttcccttaagcgcaggactggccaaaataatattttagtgctccagaaggtaacagctgagttttatcttaaagagagtgggtgagtgttccctacagagggattcagggatagagtttcagaggtaaggagcagcgagatagaaaggtttaagacgagaaatGTATTTTAACGTATTGTATAAAAATTAAAACTTTTGCCTTTAATCTGCTCTCTTAGAGGCAGGCCTTTATTTAGGTTCGCTGCCACGCTAGGCACTGGACTTAAGTGTGTTCTATGTTGGGCACTGTTGCCGCAATTGCCCCTGCACCCTCACCCCCTCAAGCTTCTCTGCCAGATTTGCATAGGAATTATCTGGCGGCTGGGGATTTTTCAATTCTATAGGCACCCAAGcaccccctaaagctgccgccataggcacaggccctcaggtgtCTATATAtagaagtcgctggtggaaaggccaatttatcactttggctttccgaagttgcatgaagtttcctcctgcaggcaactttgtgttgAAATGATGCGTTGGCCTTTTGCATAAgcgactcctgttgttgccagtggaaaggcatttctgagtGGTTAGTTGCCCAGCAGTGATCTATTACGGccaactaactcgctccatgggatATTAGCCTGAGGTGATTAGGTAATTACTCTGGCATGCAGTATTCAGTTATAAGCAATTAGTAGGTAGGTACCCATCCTTTCTGTAACAGCTCAGAATGGGGCTCTGTGTTATGCTCTTTAGTCACAGTACAGGTTTGCTAGCTTCAAACTGACTTTTAGCTTAGAATGCTTATATCATACGGCTAGTTTTAGAAGCTAGGAAACTGGTGTCTTGCAATACATGAACATATCTCTGTTTGGGTTTGACAGGCAAATAGAATTTATAGCAATTAGCTCTTTAGCAGAGTGTTCTTAGGCTTGCACAATGTAACAACCAaacatggtgaaactgaaatgtatgcaaataatttaataaaaaattaaagtctGTAATGTGCACTTTTATCATGCCTGAATTATGGAGGACACTGTAAATATACATGACAGTTTGGTTCCAATGTTTCATTTATACCAGCCTTATAAAGAATGTCTAAAGAATATCTATGAAATATATGGAGCATACAGTCAGTAAAAAAACACTATTTAAGCTTCAAGCCAGGTCTGCACAGTAGTTTGGCTCTTCTGTGTCTGTAACACTGAAACTCAGGAACAAAGGGCACTTGAATATCATTTGACTGGAAAGTGTAGCTTGTGAGTGTGTGCGATTGATCTATGGGGTCTGCCTGTGTTCTTGTGTAATAGTCACAttgtgaggtttgatataatatcctatattctcatattcatataatcatatattcatatatgcatgtattttgatactttgatacactttgatgcttagcatatcatactccattttagaaatgtatctccattttgtaacagcaaccaccaagccttgaacatcccataatagttgcaagggcacagcttgcaccttacaaAATATAAGCCTcgaaaaacaacttaatcttatctacGCATTGACGCaacttctactccttgtgtcctccttacaATTCCTGTCCCGTATTAGCCATCATCGAAGGCCATCTCTGAAGATAATGAAATAGACCATCTTCGTTCTAAAGCTAATGTTATAATGATTTCTTTGTGTCTGCActtacacaaggggtataaatactatgagcacgtaagaataaactgaacaagtttgaacttccatttggttgtgtccttcttgttcccgtatatacatctttgtcctggcaggaggtctcccacggattactaaatttacagtctGCGGTAAGGAACCCTAATACACATCCAGCTTGCTTGACTGCTGAGCATTGTTTTAGATGTAAATAACAACACATATGTCTTTGTTTTCAATGTGGCTTTAATAACATAACCAGACAGGTCAGCATGACTGCAGTAATCCAGTCCAACCAGGTAGTATACATTAGAGTTAGTAACCAGCTACTGCCTAAAAGTATTAAGTCATAAACCCAGCTGGCTGGTTTACATGAGTGTGAGGCACAGGGTAGCCTGGAACCTGCAAGTGTCTGTATTCTCTGAAATTCAtgcttttattgttgttattgctTGGATACATGGTGCTGGACAGAACACGGGGTGCTACACCAAATCGCACAGTGCTATATGCAGAGGTGGGAGGCTGCTTGTAAGAAGCAGAATAAAGACTTTTGTGATCTTCCGAAAACTGTTCTCTCCATTGTTTTTCCTTTGCTTGGAAAAGACCAAAGTTTGTAGGAGGATCTGAAGGCAAAGAACAAAGAATATGTAAGTCTATATTTCTCTAAAGCATTCCTTTGTTATTGATATGTAATGTAGTTCTAAATAAACACAATGAAATATGTGCAAGTAAAAACCATGTTTGATGGGGCCTGGGGCCAAACagtcaaattataatggcggcaatcgGTTcgtggaccacatcaacgagccgatgcattCCCTGATCCAACTTaatattttaacctgcccgattgatacctggccaatttcaggccagatatcagtcgggcatgcccctcgttcctgcccctacacgggccgataagctgccaaatcggtccaagggaccgatatcagcagcgacaatcggcctgtgtatggccaccttaactggagtcccaagccagacttggatttcttaatattaagtgccattctgatatctactgggagctgctatcttgttcccttccctttgttctgctgatctgctgctggggggaaagggagggggtgatatcactccaagttgcagctcagcagtaaagtgtgactgaagtttatcagagcacaggtcacatggctgccaTGGAAAATGCCCCGGTGACatgcaccctggaaaatgaagaatatggctggccccatgtgaaacctctattaactgatgcgttttgagggaaaaaaaacatgttttcccatgacagtattgcttcaATGAAGCTTGGGAGAATGTCTATGTTACTACTATTTTGGTTGGAATTCAAGATCACTTACAATGCATACCATGCTGTAGAGTTGATACACTTGATCCCTTGGTaattggaaatatatataatagggcACAGTGAACTACTGCCAGTTAACAGTCATTAAATCCATTTTTTCATCTGTGCTCAAACATAGATACACAGCCACATACACTACATTTAAATGATTTGAACAAGATTATCACATACTTATTACCTGCAGTGGGATAATCAGACTGTTCTGGAACCCAGGCTAGACGGTTGCCATCGTAGCTACGAAGAGTGGGCAGTTTGGATTTGCCAGATCTTAAATAATGATCATCATAAAGTGATACTAGATGTTTATGTTTAGGCTCTCCATGATGTGAAAGTAAATGGCATTTTGGCAAGCCCTAAAACACAAATGAtgcaacaaaaattatttttagataAATTCTGATTTTGCTGGAATTATAAAGGGAAGGCAATTTCTAAATAGACAAATAGTCAACTCACAATAGAAAATAGTTGTAAAGGAAGTTATCAAACATCAGCTTATTCtagtataaaactaaaaagaaCAAACTATGGAGATGGACATGATACAAGTCAATATCTATGCCGGACGATTAGGATCTCACTCAAAAGGTAAATGTTCAGCAAGTCAATGATCCCAAACACCAAGCTACTAGATAACACCAAGCTGCTAAATAACAAAAATTGCGTCCTACGGTGTTCCTATCAAAGCCCATATCTCAGTCCAAGTAAGAATTTTGTCTCACTGTTTGAAAGCATCATCCAATAAACCTGAACAACCTGGAATTTTCTTATAAGAATGGGGCAAAATCAGTCCCACACAGTGTGTACAGTcggcacatttttattttgtttactcaCCTCCAGTTTTTTCACAATTGATCGGGTGAAAATCCGATCTGGCTTGCTGTCTGGAAAACTGACAAAGTCGATATTGTAGCAACTGTCCTGCTTTGGTTGGTATCTTGTCCTAAACTAGAAATTAGCACAATTTAACTGAAATAAAATTCATTTAGCATTATTATAAACCTAAAGAAGAACTGCAATGTTTTTCTTGTACTGGGATTTCAAACAAGCTGAACAGATACTATGAAAGGTAATAGAGCTAGACTGCCCAACTGCAGAAAACTGTGCCACAACATGAAAAGTGTTTGCTGGtctaaataaagacttttttagtCAACTACCATTAGGCATATGAGTTTGTTGATTCTTTGAGGAGCCTACCTAAAGGGAAGGGATTGCAATGGTTTTAGTGGTACAGTGGTTTCTGTTGCTGTCTTGCAGTGGTGTCTTCCTGGGTTTCATTGTGACTTGGGCACAATTCATATTTTCTGCCAATGGCTGAAATGGCTTTACCCCCACACTCCAAAACCCACCTATGCAAGTTTGCTCACAATCACCCTAGTGTGTGTGGCAGGGAATTTAGTTTGCAAGACAGGTGGGGCCTGATATAAATGATAacataatgaataataatatttCTCTTGTTTTATTTCCAACCACAATGGGGCTGCTAACATTTCCAGACTTTATAAGAAATCACACACAGTATGAAAACGCTGTTTTGCATCATCTATATAGTTTTTTGGCATTTATAACCATTGTACAACAGATAATGGGGAAGATCAATTGCATGACCCAACAGCCGATTAAGCAGATAATAGGTCAGTCTGGCAATACTGGTGATAAAACAATGTACAACTAAAACCCAAGATCATATGAATAGTTGTCCATATGACTCAACAGTACTCAGAATTAAATAATCCATTCAGTCCAGGATTGCTTACATGCAAGTACAGAACATAATAAGTGTACGTGATGTATCTTTGTGTGttgtataatacaaatacattaaagtgaCACTGATATGCTATGAAAGATAGGAATAGTGCTGATATGAGTTTAACAGCTTTTTTGAGAAATAATACTATGTTATTTAAGTAGTACAGGACATGATAAAGCTAGAGAACTGCATGACATGAGATGAGAGAAGGGGGAGATTATGAAGAGAAGATAGAGTAGAGAATACGAAGAGAGAGGATCGAGAATACACATATTTGCTCATTTACTTACATAGGTGCTAACGTGCACAGCTTGAAATATACTGTAGAGACAACATCTGGGAGGAGCGCACCATAcaatttacaataataaataaatattaataaattaggGTGCCCACTGTGGGGGGCTACATGGACATCTCAACTTAATattacacacaaataaaaaaaattaatatggcaCGCCATCAAAGAATACCAAGgatgttttattacatagaaaaatatatagtCCAATGCCTGATGTATATATTGCATGTGTCCCTGACAAAGGCTCTACAagataaaaatggcaaattgtgttaagctacagtatatattttctgATGCAataaaacatactaaatattaatcTTTGATTGAGAGTCCTGTTTATATAATTTAGTGTTTCTAGCTTCTTTAAATGTGCAGTAGGCTGGTCACAATGAACTGCTGACTAGTTGCTATTGACAACAGCACTTTAGCATGTATACACTCTCACCAAACAGCGCAAAATCAGGGTCAAACTTAAAAAAGAATTCAATTTTACAGGGTTTTTAAAGGTCTGATGAAAATATTGATTCATGGGTAAGTATTTCATAATTTCTACCTTTCTATTTACCCATAGCTTTAATGGAGGCATTACTGACACAGCTTGCAGCTATAGCCAAAGTTATTGTTAGAGTCTCTCTGGTTAGTCCTGACCATCCATATCACCAGCCATTGCCCCGTACTGAACTATAATCCTTTCAAAAAGAAGTCAGAaattattttaagcagacttaaggtatggagatccaaattacagaaagatctctcaTACAGAAAATGCCaagtactgagcattctggataacaggcaaGATTTGGTGATCAATAAGGATTTATATGGTGTTATTTAACAAATTTGCTAAATGTTCTAGTAACGTACATCAACAAATCAAATGTGGTTAATATGTGCTATTTTTGATCAGTTGCTATGGTTTCATAGACTTTGTGACTTTTATCATGTTGCCCCCAAAACTGTGCAAGTGCAAGAGGCTGAAGGGATAGAATTTTTAGAAATTGCTCAATGCAATTAATACAGTCCAAACAAAGAATGCAGCTTGCCTCGTATCCAGATATATTgcacagaaatatatagttttgaGTTTGAACGTGTTTATCCCTGTGATAATAATACCTTTCTCCTTTCTTCTACCCAGTTTCCAATAAGAACTTTGTCGGAGTATTTCGGTTCTATTTTCCATCCTGAATAATGATCCATAACTGGCTTTTGGCTGCCTCACTTGGAGTCGTGTGTTTATAGCAAATAGTTGCTTCTATGTGATCACATTTCCCTGCTGTGCCTACAGTCTCAGTGTTTACTGTTGCTATGGAAACCACTAGTAAGGATTCTGGCTTGTTCCATTCACCAATAGAGTTCCTCTGCACTTTTCACATACAAAACAATGGAAATGAATATTTACCTGCATCCCACAGCTTTTCATTCAGGCAATTCATCAATAGTTTGAAGTTAATTTTAGTGTAAATTGCATTCATTGGCTGTATTTAACTACAAATACAAACCAATATTCATATGCcatatgaaatatattatttacagcaatttttctattcaggaatgggacctgttctctagaatgctcgggccctggggctttccagataaggcattttgctgtaatttggatcataccAATACCTTCCATCTGCTAAAaatccatttaaacattaaacgagcctccaataaggattaattatttcttagttgggatcaagtaaaatgtactgttttattataactgaGAAAGAGGAAATtggtttttaaaatgtgaattatttgcttaaaatggagtctattgcaGATGGCGACCCCTTAATTCAGTgcctctggataatgggtttccagataatggatcctataccggTATTATTTTTTAGAGTCATTAGTGCAGCACACATTTGGTCTGCCCAGACTAGAACAGAATCAGTTCTCTTGCAGCTATTGATAGGTCCAGTGGTGTAActgccatacagcagaccctgtggctgcagggGAACCCAGACTACAGGGTCTGCTCCATGGTAGTTCCCCTCCCAGGCCCTTCTGGCCACCCGCCACATACAAGTGAACAAGCAGGTGGCcagctgtgcagccatggggctACTGCCTTAGGGTGCTTGTCAGGCTCCCTAAAAGATTAGGGTGTATGTCCCCTTCTAATTACATAATCGAATAGGACTTTGGGAAATCTTATTCAAGGGCACTTTCCACTTTCCATTTCATATGGTGCCTTGAGTCAGTTAGGATGTGCTACACAGTGAAAAcagcttcttgtagccccaggtgcctGCTGTACCCTCTGCCTGGGTAGGTAAATCTATAGTCACACACATCAGTTCCCCTCTGAATAGGGGTGTGTGGGCCTACCATAGGGTCATTGCTAAGTTTATTGAATTTAGATTTTGTTTAGAATATTGTGTAATGAATGCAGTTGAGCCCTTGACCTGGGGTTGTTTAATAAGGGTATTGTTAAGGCTCCAGTAATAGATAGTTGAGGAAAGTACAGCTATTAAGCTAGAAAAGGTCAGTGTTGCTGGGAAATGATCTGACCATGGGAAGTTCAGACTTTTGGAAGTAAAAATGTGTAGGGGAGTAGGACTTGGATCAAGAAACAGTCAATATGGAAATGTACTTTGTGGGGATATAAGAAGAATGTATAATTTTTATCCCTTTGGGTTATATTCCCTCCAGCTATTTGCTAACCCTGTTTCCAGATTGTGTAGTGAGGAATGTCTTGGCTACACTTATATGACCCCCATTATCACCATCTCTATGTTTCAATATTTTGTTTAGAAAATATATTTGAGACATGCTGGTGCATAACAGCAGAAAACCATTGAGGGAGTGTCCGGAAGCATTCCTACCAACAGAAGTGCCCATTTCCGCTTAAGAATGTTCTTTCCTGATTAGATAGGGTATTCCTTTTTCAAAGCAGATCATCAGCCCCTAATCTTTTTGGGAGCACAGGCCATGAAATAGGGGGTATTAAGGGTTGTAACTTTACTAAAAGCTAGATTAGCAAACATAGTGCATATAGGGAGTATTAccaaagacttaggggcacatttactaatccacgaacggaccgaaagcgcccgaatgctttttttttgtaatgatctgtgtttttgcgactttttcgtcgccgttgcgattttttgaattttgcgcgactatttcgtcgctgttactactttatcgtatattttacaatttgctcaatacgaaaaaatcgcgacagcgatgaaaaagtcgcgcaaaatacgataaagttgtgaaggcggcgaaaaaatcgcgcaaaatatgaaaaaaccgtgacggcgacgaaaaagtgcCAAAATttcatttccaatctgattttttcccattcgggattcggattcgtggattagtaaatgtgccccttagggttgtCGTGTTTTATTCATGTGCACATTACTTACCTTTGAGACTTCTTATTCTTTTAAAAGCATTGATTATTTTCCTATAATGATTTTTTGGATTTGTATGATCACCATATGGACCACTTAGTTAGATAGTTAGATATGGTTACTAAACATTTAAACAACCAGGCTTTTTGGATAATTATTCTTGTTTTAATCAATAAGGCTACATGGTGTTCATCGTTTGTAACCGGACTGTGGATGTAAGAGAATTCCATTGCAGTTATAAAAGTCTGCTGGATATGATAATCATCATGCAatttccatagcaaccagcaagAAGTGAAA
The sequence above is a segment of the Xenopus tropicalis strain Nigerian chromosome 7, UCB_Xtro_10.0, whole genome shotgun sequence genome. Coding sequences within it:
- the c1orf158 gene encoding uncharacterized protein C1orf158 homolog, giving the protein MDHYSGWKIEPKYSDKVLIGNWVEERRKFRTRYQPKQDSCYNIDFVSFPDSKPDRIFTRSIVKKLEGLPKCHLLSHHGEPKHKHLVSLYDDHYLRSGKSKLPTLRSYDGNRLAWVPEQSDYPTADPPTNFGLFQAKEKQWREQFSEDHKSLYSASYKQPPTSAYSTVRFGVAPRVLSSTMYPSNNNNKSMNFREYRHLQVPGYPVPHTHVNQPAGFMT